In the Triticum aestivum cultivar Chinese Spring chromosome 2B, IWGSC CS RefSeq v2.1, whole genome shotgun sequence genome, cgtgtgcaagaactcggaggtgccgtgcgtttggtacttgatcggtcggatcgtgaagacgtacgactacatcaaccgcgttgtgctaacgcttccgcttttggtctacgagggtacgtggacacactctcccctcttgttgctatgcatcaccatgatcttgcgtgcgtaggattttttttgaaattactacgttccccaacagacttaTGGCCTACCTTTTCTATAGTGATAGCCGATGGCTCTTTAGGCATCATGGCAAGCATGGAAAATTTGATCCTATAGATATCTAGAGTTCCCTCACAATAATCTTTGAACATGGCCATTAAGTCTAACTTAACGAAATCCCGAAAGTGCTGGTAGAAAAGGAAGGGAATCCCATTTGGCATGACCCCATCAGCATATTATTCAAAGACCGCTTAACCTCTTCTTCGGGAAAAAGGAGCATCAAGCATCCTATTCTCCTCATTAGTTAGGGCTCAGCATCTTGGAAAAGGTCATTCGTTGTTGAGAAACCTATTATATCTTCTTTACTAAATAACTTTGTGTAATAGTCTAGTGCTACTAAAAGCATATTGTTAGTTTTAATAATAGGACCACTAGGGCCTTGGAGAGTATGAAccagcatcttcctcctcctctggttagctagtGCACAGAAGTAAGTAGTGTTCTTATCACCCTCCTTGATATCCCTATCTCTGGATCTTTGTCTAGCCTTAGTTTCTTCTTTAACCAAATTTTGttcatacaacaacaacaacaacaacaacaaccgttagtcccaaacaagttggggtaggctagaggtgaaacccataagatcttgtGACCAACTCATGGTTCGGgaacatggatagcaagcttccacgcacccctgtacCTAGCTAGTTctctggtgatactccaatccttcagatctctctttacggactcctcccatgtcaaattcggtctaccccaaacctctcttgacattctctgcACGATTTAGCCGTCCACTATGCTTTAACCTAATTTTGTTCATCCCTAACCTATATGTTTCAATCTATCCAACTCCTCAGGAGAGAGTGCAATAGTTTCAGCTTTGATGTCAAGACTATCATACTCCAACGTCATATCCTTCTTGAGGTTTCTAAGTCCATCCTCTATGTTGCAACTCCAACCTTTAATGGCTTTTCTAATATTCCTAATTTTACTTCTCTAGGTGGTGATTAGAACTTTTACCACTCACAGGTTTGTTCTAGGCATTTGTAACTACAGTTCTAAAGTCTCTCTCAATAGccaccatatttcatatataacttgAACTTTTTGGTAGATGACCCACACTAGAATCCCAGAAGATGGGGGTGTTGTGACTGTCCAGTCTAGGCAAAGCTTGTACGGTAGCTAAAGGAAAGAGGGAATCAAGCTCAAATACTCCTTCCAATAGCAAGGAAAAAAGATCAAAGACAACACTCCAAATATAATGGGAGTTTTGGTTGCTAGGAAATGCACCACTCCGGACCAATTAATGCAACAGCATGTTCAATATTGTGCGCGAAATAAATGTTCTATAATTCTCCGCTAGAAGTTTCATTTCGTTGGGACTTGAACGACTAGAAATTAGTGGTGTGAAAGGAGATACTCCACCGCCTTTGCTAATGTTGAGCTAATACACAAGAGGGAGATGAATTTCGATGGAACTCGCACCTAGCAATTCTTGATTATGTTGATGTATTACGAGTGTAAATTACGGGCCTAGATGTCTGTTTTtaggaaaacaacaaaaaaatgctTGTATTGTCGTTTTTGCCTGGTCTAAACGGTTGTTTTGGTACTTGCACCCATAAAATAATTAACCGGTCAAACGCTACCAGTCTCGATCAAATGAACATTGATACTGCAAGAATAACTATCCTACCTATGAGATAGTGCTTAGCCCTATATGGAATCTACATGGCAAACTATCAAAGTCAAATCAAGTCACCGAAAGTCTAAGAAACTAGCCATGGTCAACAAATCAAAGAAGACGTACCTAAATAAAAGGTAAAAAAAAGCTTCAAGGCCCATGAGAAAGAAGCCCATTAGGTGGTAGTCATGTGGGCCCAAGAGGACCATGCAACAGCACCTCCTCCTTCCAAATCCGCCATGGAGGCATGGACGCaacaagggggagggggaggggtgttAGCGCGATCATTCTCTGTAAGAGTCGTCATCACCATGTTATCGACAACGACTGACCGTGATTTAGAATGACAAGGTGATATTAGGCTTATGTTCGAAAATATTGTTGATTGCATGGCATAGCATGCATGTGTGGCGGTCTAATCTTCGGAGCGGTTCTCCTCCACCTTGATTCCTGTTTAGTCACATGCCTTCGAACACTTGATCTAAACGCGTTTATATTTCTTTACCGGGGAGGGGGTACTTCGTAAACATTCCAATATGCGTATTCTTTGTTATTTCATAATTGTGCGTAACAAGGCGGTGCGATCGACGAAGGCGACGGGCGCACTGTTACTTGTGACAGAAAGAACAAAGGCGAAAAATATCTTCTCGAGGAGCACAGAGCAAGTTGCTTGACACAACACATGACAGGCGGGCCCGGGGCTATTCCATGGACTACTGTAGAGCGGGGGCCGGGATCGAGCGGGCGGGCAGCGACatgccaccccaccccaccccaccccacgcaGCGGCTAGCTAGCTagcggatggatggatggatggatggggcgTGTGGTGTCTGTCGATGGACGATGCCGCGCGCCCGACGAAAGCTATGGCGGCCTTTTCGTTGGGCGAAAGCAACGGAACGGAAATCTTATCGGCACCGCCGCGGGGACGGATGTGTCGCCTCGCCTCGACTCGCCTATCCGTCTGCCTGCCGtcctccatccatccatccatccatccatcggcgatcgatcgatcgatccatCGGCGGTGCTGTGCCCATCCTCCATCCTGGCTGACAAACACGTCCAAGCGGCTGGCTAGCTACTTGCCCGCttgcgcgtgcgtgcgtgcatgtagGCCAACCGCGTCATCTTATCTCCCTCCCATcattgcctcctcctccccctcctcctcctgatCCATCCAGCTGCTCGTCCGGTGGCGCGTCCCGTCTCCTCCAGCTCCCCCCTTCCTTTTCCGGTGGTGCCCGCGCCGGAGGGAGCTTCGCTCGGCGCTCGGCCGGAGGTGACCGATACTGTTCGTGAATGATCAGGGCGAGGGCGGCTGGTTTTCACGCCTGAGCGACCTCGGGGGAAGCGGTGATCCATGCATGGATGGCAAAGACCTCATCGCACCGTCCGACCTGCCGCCATTCTACGgccagcagcagccgcagcagcacCTCCGCATGctcggcggcaccggcggcggcggggggcagcATAGCCCGTCCTCGCTCGCCGGGATGCACTCCGTCATCCGCCCCATGCCCAACATGAGCATGAGCCCCACCGCCATCCTCCAgtccatcggcggcggcggcgcctcctccctcgccgccatgCAGTTCAGCATGGACAACGCCACATCCCCTTCCTCCATGCTGCAGCACAACAGCatgggcggcggctccgtctccgGCTCGGGGGGGACGATGCCGGTCGCcagcccgccgccggagcccgtcAAGCGGAAGCGGGGCAGGCCGCGCAAGTACGGGCCCGACGGCGCCATGAAGCACCACATGTCCTCGTCGTCGGCGCAACAGCAGCAGCATCAGCATCATCAGATGATGGGCGCGCCGCAGCAGAGGATGGGGTCGATGGCCGGACAGGGCATGGCGGGCGGAATCGACGACGCGGCCCAGAAGAAGAAGCGCGGCCGGCCGCCGGGCACCGGGAAGAAGCTCTCCTCCCCAACCAGTAAACCCTCCGgtcagtatatatatatacacacccaATTCTGAATTTCATTTATTTTTTGTAAACTCTGAATAGTATTATATATACACTGTCCAACTCAAGGCGATTAAATTCAGATTTTTACCAAATTCCAGTCTGCTGCCTGCCAATTGTCAAAAGAATATCTGTAATGTTGATTTTTGGTGATTTTAACAGAGTATCACCTAGCTCAATTTTCTTATCAGTTGCTGCCATCTTAGAAATCATTTGTTCTAGTAGGCTGCTGGTTTTTATGCAAAGTTTTCCTGACACTCTGAAGTCTGATTTGGGCTTGGAGAcgtagcaaaaaaaaaaaaaaaaaaacttgaacTGTCACAGCATAGCCTGAAGTTCACTGAAATCACAATGAAGAAAATTAATTCCTCTGAAAATCGCTATTTTGTCCAGGCAATGCGTTCCCCGGTTCAGCTGGAACGAGCTTCACTCCCCACATCATCACAGCATCTCCTTCAGAGGTATGCACACAATGCAAACTGTAACATACCCACCAGAATTCCCCAACAAATTCCTCTGTTATCCTGTTGCAGCTCACTGAACTGACAGACAGAACCGTAACAATCGTTTTGACAGGATGTCGCGGGCAAGATCGCGGCATTCGCGAGCCAGTCGCCGAGGGCGGTGTGCGTGCTCTCGGCGATGGGGTCTGTCTCCAGGGCCGTCCTCCGCCACCCGGCAGATCATCCTCCTTCCTACAACAATTCTGCCATTTACGAGGTAGGCGACCAACCTACATACGGTTAGGGAACAAATCAAAGAACTGATGCACCTGAGACCTGTATGTAACCCTCCATGATGGGCATTTGTTTTGTAGGGTTTGTATGAAATCTTGAGTTTATCCGGCTCTTACAATCTGAACGAGGGCCAGCAAAATCAAACCGACGGGATCAGCGTCACGCTCTGCAGCCAGGAGAGGCATATCATTGGAGGTGTTCTGGGTGGAGCATTGGTAGCTGCCAGTACTGTGCAGGTAACAGCAGTCTACCAGACTTCAACTGAAAAGATACACCCATGTGACCCATCTAACAGCATCTACTTTATTTTGTTCCTAATAAACAGATAGGGGTATCATACAGCATAGAAGTTAATAATTCTGTTTGGCATGTGCAGGTGGTACTAGGGACTTTTGTGCAAGCAGGGTCCAAATCAAAGTCCAAGAAAGCCGCGAAACCGCCGGCCTTTGGTCCCGACTCGCTCACCGGCGCTGGGCCAGACGTGGCGTCGCCCAGCTCAGGACATAACCAAAACCTAACGTCGCCGCCCTCCGTTGTATCGACGGGAGGGTGGCCTGGCTCTGGGATATTTGACACGAGAAGTTCCAGCATTGATATCAACTCTTCTAGAGGATAGCTCATATTTGTCGACACTTCCATCTCTCGAGAGATTTTTCTGTTCCCAAAAAGAATACCAAATGTATACTTTGAAATAGCCCATTCGGTTTTTGAGATCATTCTTAGAGATTACTCTCCAGGCTGTGTTTTGTTGCATCAATATATTTTGTTTGTAATTTTGGGGAAATTATTTCACCGTGTAGAAAACAGAGTAGCATACAACAGACTGGGGTTACTCTTGATAGAGCAAGTGTACACACACATACAGTAGCGAAAAGAACAAATGACACATACACATGACACGCCGCCGCATGATCTTCCCTGGAGATACCTCAAACCTCCAACAGCTTCTTGATGTCATTCTGCGAAAGGCGAAAACATTCAGCAGATGAATTACCATGCTGGTGGAGACGAACAATATGGAATATGAACTGTTGAGTTAGAGCATCACCTCAATGCCGAGTGGGGACCAGGTCGGTGCGTATCGGTTCATGACGTGCCCCTCTTTGTCAACTAGAAACTTGGTGAAGTTCCATTTGATACGCTCTCCAAATAGACCGCCTCTCTCTGATTTCAAGAACTTGTACAGCAGGGCAGCATTGTTGCCATTCACGTCGACCTGTTGCCAACTCAGAAATGTTTAGATCGAAAATAAATGCATTTGTGTTTGGAAGCTatcacacacacacagaaaatAGAAAGGCATTTTTTCCGCTGGATAAACCTTGCGAAAAATAGGAAACTCTGCTTGGAAGCGATTGCAAGCAAACTCCACAATCTTCTCATCACTATCTGGTTCCTGCCCGGCAAACTGATTGCAAGGGAACGCCAATATCTCCAATCCTGATCGCAGCAGAAAGCATTTCAAAGATAAATGAAGATTGAAGACAAAAGTATACTGCAAGTTATTTGGCCTGCACAATGGCACATCTTGTCATACAATTTATTTATGATTCACCGTAAAGAGTATAAGCCTAACATAAAATGTGTATTTCTCTTCTACCGCTATTTAGCCCCAACGTTGACTCCAGTCTCCAATCTGAAAACTAGCTCAACTTGAATAGTGGATCCAAACACAGAACGGTTTCTGTAATCTCTGTTTGATGGGAAGCAAACTGTTGACCAGGTTCAACTTCTAGGGACTTTGTCTTATGAAAGGATGAAAATACGACTTAAAAAAAATTCAGTCATAGTATAAGCCTCTACCTGAGAAGCCATGCTCTTGAGCAGCTAGCTACGGGTGAAGTTCCACAGCTTGTCTAGTAAGCAGGTGAAGTGTATTCTTTATGCACACATTATGACCAAGAGAAACTACTCAGGTGCCATATCTGTTGTGTTGATTGAATTGCATCTGCTATGAGTTTGCAGGGGTTATGACTTATGAGTAATGGCGCATATAAGGTCTTTATGAAACATTTACTCAATTTGGGTTAATAGTAAAGCCAAAGCCAATGGCTTGTTCTCTAAAAAAATGGAACATTCCCCATGACATATAAAGGTGATGCATCGAAGAGCTTCAAGCATTACCCACAATGAGATATACAACCAAACCATTTTAATGGACATAAATCACATCATTTATAACATATATTGTGTTCAGTTTCAGCACAAACAGCGAATGCTCAATCAGGAAACAATGGTTAAGAGCAATACAGAGTACCTAATCAGTCAGAGCTACTGCGATTAGTGGATTTGGCATCTGCAAAGCTATAGAAAACAAGTACCTTTCTCCCTGTATTTCTCATAGAGTTGGCCCAGCTCCGTGTAGTTGGAATTTGCCAGACCACTGCAAGAATATCAACTCAGTTGTTAAACACAGATTCAAACAGGAGAAGGATTTCAAACTAAAACTGCTAAAGACGCTACCATCGAGATGCGACATTCACAATAAGCAGGACTTTCCCCTTGTATCTGCTGAGCTCCACATCATTTCCTCTCACATCCTGCAGAGTAATCCCACCGAGTGTTTCAGTTAGAAGGATGACATGGAACTGTACATGAATAAAAACAAACTGACAAACTGAATAATTAATTATCTTCTTGTTCGCAAGCAAATCATCCACAAGAATATACGATGGATGAACActcgtgtgggggggggggggggggggggagggagggatagGAGGTGGACCTTAACAACGAAGTCATGGACGGAGCCACCAAGCTTGGAAGATGACTCTGCTGCGCCCATCTTTGCTTTTGGCAATACTGTAATGTTTCCACTTGAGAAAGGATTGGAGAAGAAAGAGTTAAGCGGCAGCACTCTGAAGAACTTGTGACAAGTGGCAAGCACCTGCCCTGAGATTTATTTGTGCATCTCAGGAAGTCTCAGAATGTCTTGGAATTCCTCATTATTTTTTGCAGTCCATATGGTGTCCACAGATTCTAATGACAGCCACACAAATTGCAACGCATTATATTCGAATGGGCTATTCCTGAATCGAAAATATTAATGGCAGAGAATGCTACAATGAGAAGTAGACAAAATATTTTGGGCCTACAATACACCAGCTACTACAATGACTTGCTTTTGGACATTCTTTGAATGGAGAGCTTTTAAAACTACTGTTAGAATGCAAATGAAAGGGGAAGAAAACAGTGTTACTCCACCAGTTCGGGCAAATGTAGAGTCATAGGGAAACAGTTACAAAAGTCGAAACAATATCGGTCCAATAAAGGCATATTCGGAAAAAAATATCACGTCAAAATCACATGAACACAAAAATCAAGGATAATCAGCCAGCAGAAACCAGCCACAGAAATGCTTGTAGAAAGATGCAATTACCCAACTGGTTAGAAACACAGATGACCACAAAAACCATTCAAGCAGGGTACTGAACATTACACGAGAAGATATTTCATAAACGATCAGAGCATGCTTCCAAAACCTGGCAAGTCATGATAAGCTGTCAGCACATTATTCCCTTGGTCCAGCACCTAATACGATAGACAGACTCGAAGTCCTGAACGACGAACAGTCACAAATAACAACACGGCAAGTCGAGCTACAGCGACAGACATGGAGTAATTCTAGGGATTACAACGATAAGGCCACCAGATGGTAGCTTCTTCACAGCATACTGTCCGTCCTCGCTGGCAGCCGCCTGAAGAAGTTCACTGGCGTCGAAGGAAGCCTGTGTCGGAACCTTGGGTGCCTCATGGCATAGAACCCTCCCAATGCTGCAAGAACCTGGAGCGGTGTGACGTACAGCACTATCGCGGCTATGAAACAGAATAGCACAAATATTGCTGTGGCACGAGGATCCCTCCAACTAAGCAGTGCCTGAACTCTCTCCCCTTGGGTTGCGATATCACCGACAACAGTCTGTATCCTTCCAGCAACACTCCTCAGCCTATCATACCTCATCCTTACAACCTCTTGGCTCCGGCTTGTGGGGAATGTGTCAAACTCCTCATCGAGTTCATCTGGGTGAACAGCCTCTGCATGAGAGATCTTGGTGTTCATGTGTGGAGGGTAGCGAGGCCGGTAACGGTAGTTCCAGATCCCTATCAGGAACATGTACAGGAACACTGTGGGAAGTATGAGCTCTGGAAAGCACACCAGCATTATAAAGAGGATGTGAACTAGCACAGTGGTAATGGGGTTCTTCCATGCACAGACACCGCTGAACCACTTGCTGATGGCAAACAGGCCTGAGAAGACATTCATCAGCCTGAAGAAGTTTGCTTTGCTTCTCCTCATGCTCCACAAGTGAGAGTCAAAATCTGACATGTACTCAACAACTTCCTTTCTCAGAG is a window encoding:
- the LOC123047500 gene encoding probable phospholipid hydroperoxide glutathione peroxidase — translated: MGAAESSSKLGGSVHDFVVKDVRGNDVELSRYKGKVLLIVNVASRCGLANSNYTELGQLYEKYREKGLEILAFPCNQFAGQEPDSDEKIVEFACNRFQAEFPIFRKVDVNGNNAALLYKFLKSERGGLFGERIKWNFTKFLVDKEGHVMNRYAPTWSPLGIENDIKKLLEV
- the LOC123047499 gene encoding AT-hook motif nuclear-localized protein 9 codes for the protein MDGKDLIAPSDLPPFYGQQQPQQHLRMLGGTGGGGGQHSPSSLAGMHSVIRPMPNMSMSPTAILQSIGGGGASSLAAMQFSMDNATSPSSMLQHNSMGGGSVSGSGGTMPVASPPPEPVKRKRGRPRKYGPDGAMKHHMSSSSAQQQQHQHHQMMGAPQQRMGSMAGQGMAGGIDDAAQKKKRGRPPGTGKKLSSPTSKPSGNAFPGSAGTSFTPHIITASPSEDVAGKIAAFASQSPRAVCVLSAMGSVSRAVLRHPADHPPSYNNSAIYEGLYEILSLSGSYNLNEGQQNQTDGISVTLCSQERHIIGGVLGGALVAASTVQVVLGTFVQAGSKSKSKKAAKPPAFGPDSLTGAGPDVASPSSGHNQNLTSPPSVVSTGGWPGSGIFDTRSSSIDINSSRG